The Wansuia hejianensis genomic interval CTTCGCGTGGATGTCTTCCTGCTTTACATTCTCGCCCACATAGAAGCTTCTGCTGCAGCTGCCGCTATAGCGCTCCCGGCGGATATAGTTGCCTTTCTCATCCTTCTCGTCCCTGTTCTCATTCTTAGAAGCAGATATAGTCAGATATCCATTGTTCAGCTCCGCGTGGACATCCTCTTTCTTATAGCCGGGAAGCTCGATGTCCAATTCATAGGTGTCGTCGTTCTCCTTCACATCCGTGCTCATCATATACTTTCTGTCTGACGGAGTGTTGAAGAAATCACTTCTCCAGGGGTTCATCATAAAATCATCAAACAGGTTATCTCTAAAAATACTGGGCATTAACATAAGTCATTCCTCCATTCTTTTTCATTATTCTAACCAATCAATGCCTTAACATACGGTTTACCTGAACTCAGGTCCTTTCCCTTTGTTCTATTTGTAATATAACACGTATTGTTAGCACTGTCAAGAGGTGAGTGCTAATTTTTTAATATTTTTTCTGATCTTCCGGTATGACCGCTCCATATATTCAAACCAGCGGCCGCACACTGCCGTTCAGAACTCTTCTTCATCCGGTTTCTGCAAACCAAGTGAAACTGTCACTCTGGTTCCCACGTTCTGGACGCTTCTTACTGTTACTCCATATTTCGGCCCATAGATCATTTTCACCCGGTCATTAATGTTAGAAAGTCCGATGTTGGTAATTTTACCCGCAGAACTAAG includes:
- a CDS encoding Hsp20/alpha crystallin family protein, whose translation is MLMPSIFRDNLFDDFMMNPWRSDFFNTPSDRKYMMSTDVKENDDTYELDIELPGYKKEDVHAELNNGYLTISASKNENRDEKDEKGNYIRRERYSGSCSRSFYVGENVKQEDIHAKFEDGVLKLVVPKEDKKKVEEKKYIAIEG